A stretch of DNA from Candidatus Pseudomonas phytovorans:
CCTCGACGCGCTGGATGCCGGTGCGGTGGATTACCTGCCGAAAAACTTCGAGGACATTTCGCGTAACCCCGACAAGGTCAAACAGATGCTGTGCGAGAAGGTGCATACCATTTCGCGCAGCAACCGTCGCCTTGGCAGCTATGCCAGGCCGGCGCCGGTCGCCGCGCCTGTGCCTGCCAGCAGCCCTGCACCCGCCAGCAGTTTTACCAGCCCTGCGCCTGCCCGCCCTGCGGCGCCGGCCCGTGCAGCGGCTCCGGCGCCGTCACACTCGCCAGCCCCCAAGCGCAAGCCCTACAAGCTGGTGGCCATAGGCACCTCCACAGGCGGCCCGGTCGCCCTGCAGCGGGTGTTGACCCAGCTGCCGGCCAACTTCCCGGCGCCGATTGTGCTGATCCAGCACATGCCGGCGGCGTTCACCAAGGCCTTTGCCGAACGCCTGGACAAGCTGTGCCGCATCAACGTGAAGGAAGCCGAGGACGGTGACGTGTTGCGCCCAGGCTTGGCCCTGCTGGCCCCTGGCGGCAAGCAGATGATGATCGACGGCCGTGGTACGGTGAAGATCCTGCCCGGTGACGAACGCCTGAACTACAAGCCGTGCGTGGACATCACCTTTGGCTCGGCAGCGAAGTCGTACGGCGACAAGGTGCTGTCGGTGGTGCTCACCGGCATGGGCGCCGATGGCCGTGAAGGTGCGCGCCTGCTCAAGCAGGGCGGCAGTACCGTGTGGGCCCAGGATGAAGCCAGCTGCGTGATCTATGGCATGCCCATGGCCATCGTCAAGGCCAACCTGGCCGACGCGGTGTACAGCCTGGACGAAATCGGCAAGCACCTGGTAGAGGCCTGCGTCTGATGGACGTCCTCAGCCTGATCGGCCTGATTCTCGCCTTTGTCGCCATTGTCGGAGGCAACTTCCTTGAAGGTGGCCATGTCGGCGCTCTGGTCAACGGCCCGGCGGCGCTGATTGTGCTGGGTGGCACCCTGGCGGCAGCCTTGTTGCAGTCGCCGTTGTCCTCCTTCAAGCGCGCCTTGCAGATTCTGCGCTGGATCCTGTTCCCGCCGCGGGTAGACCTGGCGGGCGGCATCGACCGCGTGGTGAGCTGGAGCCTGACCGCGCGCAAGGAAGGCCTGCTTGGTCTGGAAGGCGTCGCCGACAGCGAACCCGACCCCTATGCGCGCAAGGGCCTGCAGTTACTGGTGGACGGCGCCGAGCCAGAAGCCATCCGCAGCATCCTTGAAGTCGACTTTCTGACCCAGGAAAGCCGTGACATCCAGGCGGCCAAGGTGTTCGAGAGCATGGGCGGCTACGCGCCGACCATCGGCATCATCGGTGCTGTGATGGGCCTGATCCACGTGATGGGCAACCTGGCCGACCCGTCGCAGCTGGGCAACGGCATTGCCGTGGCCTTTGTCGCCACCATTTACGGCGTGGCCAGCGCCAACCTGATCCTGCTGCCGATCGCCAGCAAGCTCAAGGCCAACGTGATGCGCCAGTCGCGCTACCGCGAGATGCTGCTTGAAGGCTTGCTGTCGATTGCCGAGGGTGAGAACCCGCGCTCGATCGAGTTGAAGCTGCAAGGCTTCATGGAGTAACCCATGCGTCGCCGTCGCCATACCGAGGAACACGAAAACCACGAACGCTGGCTGGTGTCGTACGCCGACTTCATCACCTTGCTGTTCGCCTTTTTTGTGGTGATGTACTCGATTTCCTCGATCAACGAGGGCAAGTACAAAGTCATTTCCCAGGCGTTGATCGGGGTGTTCAATGACCCTGATCGCAGCATGAAACCGATCCCTATCGGCGACGAGCAACCGTTGAGCGTGCGCCCGGCAGAGCCACTGGTCAAAGACAGCGAACAGACAGAGGCGGGCTTGTCAGCGACCAATGTCGACCCGCTGAAAACCATCAGCGATGACGTGCGCGATGCCTTTGGCGACCTGATCAACAGCAACCAGATGACCGTGCGCGGCAATGAGTTGTGGATCGAGATCGAGCTGAACTCGTCGCTGCTGTTCGGCAGTGGCGATGCCATGCCCAGCGACAAGGCGTTTGCCATCATCGAGAAGGTGGCGAACATCCTCAAACCGTTCGCCAACCCGGTGCATGTCGAAGGCTTTACCGACAACCTGCCTATCCGCACTGCACAGTACCCGACCAACTGGGAGCTGTCGTCGGCACGGGCGGCGAGCATCGTACGCTTGCTGGCCATGGAAGGGGTAAATCCGGCGCGCATGGCCTCGGTGGGCTATGGCGAGTACCAGCCGGTGGCCGGCAATGACACCGCCGACGGTCGCGCGCGTAACCGCCGGGTGGTGCTTGTGATTTCCCGTAACCTTGAAGTGCGCCGCAGCCTGACCGGCACGGGCAGTGCCCAGGCTACGCCGGATGCCGCATTGCGCAGGGCTGGCACACAAAGTGCACCGGCAACACCAGCAACGGTGGCGGGGCAGTGATTCGTCAATTCTCCGGCACTGACACAAGCACAGTTTTGAATGTGACGCCGTCTCCTGTGGGAGCGGGCGAGTCCAGGCGTCGAACCGCCGCGAAGCAAGCGACGCGGTGAATGGCACCGGCTTCGCCGGTGTTCGCGGGCATGCCCGCTCCCACAAGGACCGTGCAAGCTTTCAGATCAATAGATAGAGTTTGCTTGATGAGAGTCTGGGCAGTAGCCAATCAAAAAGGTGGCGTCGGCAAGACCACCACAACCATTGCCCTGGCTGGCCTGCTGGCCGAGGCAGGCAAGCGCGTGGTCGTCGTCGACCTCGATCCGCATGGTTCGATGACCAGCTACTTCGGGCACAACCCCGATGCGCTGGAACACAGCTGCTACGACCTGTTCCTGCACAAGGGGATGGTGCCCGAGGGTTTGCCCGGGCAGTTGCTGCTGCCCACCAGTGACGAGCGTATTTCACTGTTGCCGTCGAGCACCGCATTGGCGGTGCTCGAGCGCCAGTCGCCCGGGCAGAATGGCCTGGGCCTGGTGATCGCCAAGAGTCTGGCGCAGCTGTGGCAGGATTTCGACTTTGCCCTGATCGACAGCCCGCCCTTGCTGGGAGTGCTGATGGTCAATGCCCTGGCTGCCAGCCAGCAGCTGGTGATCCCGGTGCAGACCGAGTTCCTTGCGGTCAAGGGCCTGGAGCGTATGGTCGGCACCTTGGCCATGGTCAACCGCTCACGCAAGCAAGCGCTGCCGTACCAGATCGTGCCAACCCTGTTCGACCGCCGTACCCAGGCGTCGCTGGGCACGCTCAAGCAGCTGCGCGACAGTTATGGGCAACAGGTGTGGCAGGGCTACATCCCGGTCGACACGCGCCTGCGCGACGCCAGCCGCAAGGGTGTCACACCTTCGCAGTTCGATAACAAGAGCCGCGGGCTGATCGCATACCGGGCGCTGCTCAAGCACCTGCTGACCTACAAGACTGCAGTGCAGGTGGCCTGATGACCCAGACCCGACAAACCAGCACCCGGCCGCAGATGGCCCTGCAGTCGTACCTCGACGGCCTGCTGCAGGAGGCTACCGAAGCCGAAGACATCTTCGAGCCGCCTGCCGCGCCGGACGAATTCGCCGAGGCGGTTCGCGAGGAGCAGGCGCGTGATGCCCGCCAGCCGGCCCGACCGGTGCCAGCCGAAGCCCCCGCCAGCCTTGCCCCGCGGCCGTTCGCCGAACCCAGGCT
This window harbors:
- a CDS encoding chemotaxis response regulator protein-glutamate methylesterase, producing the protein MAVKVLVVDDSGFFRRRVSEILSADPTIQVVGTATNGKEAIDQALALKPDVITMDYEMPMMDGITAVRHIMQRCPTPVLMFSSLTHEGARVTLDALDAGAVDYLPKNFEDISRNPDKVKQMLCEKVHTISRSNRRLGSYARPAPVAAPVPASSPAPASSFTSPAPARPAAPARAAAPAPSHSPAPKRKPYKLVAIGTSTGGPVALQRVLTQLPANFPAPIVLIQHMPAAFTKAFAERLDKLCRINVKEAEDGDVLRPGLALLAPGGKQMMIDGRGTVKILPGDERLNYKPCVDITFGSAAKSYGDKVLSVVLTGMGADGREGARLLKQGGSTVWAQDEASCVIYGMPMAIVKANLADAVYSLDEIGKHLVEACV
- a CDS encoding ParA family protein, which produces MRVWAVANQKGGVGKTTTTIALAGLLAEAGKRVVVVDLDPHGSMTSYFGHNPDALEHSCYDLFLHKGMVPEGLPGQLLLPTSDERISLLPSSTALAVLERQSPGQNGLGLVIAKSLAQLWQDFDFALIDSPPLLGVLMVNALAASQQLVIPVQTEFLAVKGLERMVGTLAMVNRSRKQALPYQIVPTLFDRRTQASLGTLKQLRDSYGQQVWQGYIPVDTRLRDASRKGVTPSQFDNKSRGLIAYRALLKHLLTYKTAVQVA
- a CDS encoding flagellar motor protein, translated to MDVLSLIGLILAFVAIVGGNFLEGGHVGALVNGPAALIVLGGTLAAALLQSPLSSFKRALQILRWILFPPRVDLAGGIDRVVSWSLTARKEGLLGLEGVADSEPDPYARKGLQLLVDGAEPEAIRSILEVDFLTQESRDIQAAKVFESMGGYAPTIGIIGAVMGLIHVMGNLADPSQLGNGIAVAFVATIYGVASANLILLPIASKLKANVMRQSRYREMLLEGLLSIAEGENPRSIELKLQGFME
- the motD gene encoding flagellar motor protein MotD; the protein is MRRRRHTEEHENHERWLVSYADFITLLFAFFVVMYSISSINEGKYKVISQALIGVFNDPDRSMKPIPIGDEQPLSVRPAEPLVKDSEQTEAGLSATNVDPLKTISDDVRDAFGDLINSNQMTVRGNELWIEIELNSSLLFGSGDAMPSDKAFAIIEKVANILKPFANPVHVEGFTDNLPIRTAQYPTNWELSSARAASIVRLLAMEGVNPARMASVGYGEYQPVAGNDTADGRARNRRVVLVISRNLEVRRSLTGTGSAQATPDAALRRAGTQSAPATPATVAGQ